The following are encoded in a window of Lolium rigidum isolate FL_2022 unplaced genomic scaffold, APGP_CSIRO_Lrig_0.1 contig_54331_1, whole genome shotgun sequence genomic DNA:
- the LOC124681741 gene encoding uncharacterized protein LOC124681741, with product MEARQQGAPAAASRALWGHEHLPLLARARSKDSVEYILQALWRTRRTGLDAADRAVVRDILQISTDSEIDPLLVCLRILIRRCVHENVAKDDIAKLFPEEVLPELKRLLILLLHKFQPQWRQDASKDQASAENPGTTKGNLSTNQDVSEQPAIAELHGVASSANASSESGVKEGTLLLAKDSLDKMLKNIYPAMGQVSNVGNANGHGEAARST from the exons ATGGAGGCGCGGCAACAAGGGGCACCagcggcggcgtcgagggcgcTGTGGGGGCACGAGCACCTCCCGCTTCTGGCGCGCGCGCGGTCCAAGGACTCGGTGGAGTACATCCTGCAGGCGCTCTGGCGCACCCGCCGCACCGGCctcgacgccgccgaccgcgccgTCGTCCGCGACATCCTCCAGATCTCCACCGACTCCGAGATCGACCCC CTGTTGGTGTGCCTCAGGATACTCATCCGCAGGTGTGTCCATGAAAACGTAGCAAAGGACGACATCGCGAAGCTCTTCCCCGAGGAGGTGCTGCCCGAGCTGAAAAGGTTGCTCATTCTGCTTCTGCACAAGTTTCAGCCCCAGTGGCGACAGGACGCCTCCAAGGATCAG GCATCTGCGGAAAATCCGGGAACAACAAAAGGCAATTTGAGTACAAATCAAGACGTATCAGAGCAACCAGCTATTGCAGAG CTTCACGGTGTTGCATCCTCAGCAAATGCTTCATCTGAATCAGGAGTGAAAGAAGGGACGCTCCTGTTGGCTAAGGATTCTTTAGACAAAATGCTCAAGAATATATACCCAGCCATGGGCCAAGTGTCCAATGTT GGTAATGCCAACGGGCATGGAGAAGCAGCTAGAAGCACTTAG